A window of the Cannabis sativa cultivar Pink pepper isolate KNU-18-1 chromosome X, ASM2916894v1, whole genome shotgun sequence genome harbors these coding sequences:
- the LOC115699845 gene encoding uncharacterized protein LOC115699845 produces the protein MGKPLCYDAGKIEVSQSFINRMYGVFSEGTHFASPISSLRTNEFDLVRALLEMLQGFSSSLFYWDNDDNCFRAKSGIYVAHLSQTSLKAVINQLMYAGTCLQLVGIVVAKVEKRTGSSPPTLRAFACAASAWLRRLRDIALKEQTKMSNAGTGFTPTLLGLTNSLSSLCSGAEYLLQIVQSAVPQLFFDSNSSVPSADIAVHILDYLYKKLDEVCLAQGGEEEGYQMLLYMFIGSLLPYIEGLDSWLFEGTLDDPHEEMFFYSNRTTSVDEADFWEKSYLIRQTQCPELYSDITALVSSYGLGTMENEKKEVGQRETISISSSKGKDRTNVDLQACPLFIKDIARAIVSAGKSLQLIRHIPITSSVTAGRGYENDVDADFGSLKDGFCHGQSIAGLTLSEAFCVSLSGLIGHGDHIFRYLCQDDWHKNNIIRSFEKIGGNKHELLPGGCSEKNWYKYLVDTLMEKKLINVDTNGDITGGEKMTETDANKLHLLRAFCPENPVISVCQEILSRNKAAWKALNLSRNFYLPPLNDEVLRKAIFCESDTFSAAEGTDYTFGFQFGESEYLRTQDDSKMLEMLFPFPTVLPSSKDNSRLSELLPFQKNSTLPSRVLSWVQNFKPKNNLLPVVIMQECFTVCIKKQVDCIGQHILSKLMNDWRLMEELAVLRAIFLLGSGDLLQHFLTVIFNKLDKGETWDDDFELNSILQESIRNSADSVLLSAPDSLIVSLTKHQGVIGNEQSSTGSRPSTPHRSHAHIFGIDGLDLLKFSYKVSWPLELIANTEAIKKYNQVMGFLLKVKRAKFLLDKARKWMWKCKGAPTNQYKHHWLVEQKLLHFVDAFHQYVMDRVYHSAWQELCEGMAAARSLDEVIEVHESYLLSIQRQCFVVPDKLWALIASRINSILGLALDFYSIQQTLSGGAVSAIKAKCEMEIDRIEKQFDDCIAFLLRVLSFKLNVGNFPHLADLVTRINYNHFYMSDSGNLMTAPNSENASRGRKSFVGRTE, from the exons ATGGGAAAACCTCTTTGTTACG ATGCGGGGAAAATTGAAGTTTCTCAAAGCTTTATCAATAGAATGTATGGTGTTTTCTCTGAAGGCACACACTTCGCTTCACCAATTTCCTCCTTGAGGACAAATGAATTTGACTTG GTGCGAGCTTTACTTGAAATGTTACAAGGGTTTTCTAGTTCCTTATTTTATTGGGACAATGATGACAACTGTTTTCGTGCCAAAAGTGGGATATATGTTGCTCATCTTTCTCAGACAAGTCTTAAAGCCGTTATCAATCAACTTATGTATGCCGGAACTTGCTTGCAACTGGTGGGAATTGTGGTTGCCAAAGTTGAGAAACGGACAGGATCTTCTCCTCCTACTTTGAGAGCATTTGCATGCGCTGCTTCTGCTTGGCTTCGT AGATTACGGGATATTGCTCTAAAGGAACAAACGAAAATGAGCAATGCTGGAACTGGATTTACTCCTACCTTGTTAGGATTGACAAATTCTTTATCCAG CCTTTGTTCAGGTGCTGAGTACCTATTGCAAATAGTGCAAAGTGCTGTTCCTCAACTATTTTTCGACTCAAATTCTTCTGTTCCATCAGCTGACATAGCAGTTCATATCCTTGATTATCTTTACAAGAAACTAGATGAAGTGTGTCTTGCTCAAGGTGGTGAG GAGGAAGGATATCAGATGCTACTTTACATGTTTATTGGAAGTTTGTTGCCCTATATTGAAGGTCTTGATTCATGGCTTTTTGAAGGAACACTTGATGATCCTCATGAAGAG ATGTTCTTCTATTCTAATAGAACGACATCTGTTGATGAGGCTGACTTCTGGGAAAAGAGCTACCTAATTAGGCAAACACAGTGTCCAGAATTATATTCTGATATAACTGCTCTAGTTTCTTCCTATGGACTTGGTACCATGGAAAATGAAAAGAAGGAAGTTGGCCAAAGAGAAACCATCTCGATTTCTAGTTCTAAAGGGAAGGACCGGACCAATGTGGACCTTCAAGCTTGTCCTTTGTTTATCAAGGACATAGCTAGGGCAATTGTTTCTGCTGGGAAGTCACTGCAGCTGATTCGGCATATTCCAATAACATCCTCAGTAACAGCTGGCAGAGGATATGAGAATGACGTTGATGCTGATTTTGGCAGTTTAAAGGATGGTTTTTGTCACGGTCAAAGCATTGCCGGTTTAACACTGTCAGAAGCTTTTTGTGTGTCATTATCGGGTCTTATAGGTCACGGTGATCACATCTTCCGATACCTTTGTCAAGATGACTGGCATAAGAACAATATTATTCGATCATTTGAAAAAATTGGAGGCAATAAACATGAACTTTTGCCTGGGGGTTGCTCTGAAAAAAATTGGTATAAATATTTGGTTGATACACTAATGGAGAAAAAACTGATTAATGTTGACACTAATGGAGATATCACAGGTGGAGAGAAAATGACTGAAACTGATGCAAATAAATTACATCTTTTGAGAGCCTTCTGTCCAGAAAATCCAGTTATCAGTGTGTGCCAAGAGATCCTTTCTAGGAATAAAGCAGCCTGGAAAGCATTAAATTTATCCAGAAATTTCTACTTGCCTCCTCTAAATGATGAGGTCTTACGAAAGGCTATATTTTGTGAGAGTGACACATTTTCTGCAGCGGAAGGAACAGACTATACTTTTGGTTTCCAGTTTGGTGAATCTGAGTATCTTCGTACACAGGATGACTCTAAGATGTTGGAAATGTTGTTTCCTTTTCCTACTGTTCTTCCTTCCTCGAAG GATAATTCTCGTCTGTCAGAGCTCTTACCTTTCCAGAAAAATAGCACCCTTCCATCAAGGGTTCTTAGCTGGGTCCAGAATTTCAAGCCTAAAAATAATCTACTTCCTGTGGTTATTATGCAAGAGTGTTTTACTGTGTGTATCAAGAAGCAG GTGGATTGTATTGGCCAACATATATTGTCAAAATTAATGAATGATTGGAGGTTAATGGAGGAGCTAGCTGTTTTGCGTGCCATTTTTTTGTTAGGATCAG GTGATCTGTTACAGCACTTTTTGACTGTGATTTTCAATAAGCTGGATAAAGGAGAAACATGGGATGATGATTTTGAGTTGAACTCAATATTACAG GAATCCATAAGAAACTCTGCTGATAGTGTGCTACTTAGCGCTCCAGATTCATTAATTGTGTCCCTGACAAAACATCAGGGTGTAATTGGAAATGAGCAATCTAGTACGGGTTCCCGTCCATCAACTCCTCATAGAAGTCATGCACACATCTTTGGAATCGATGGCCTTGATTTACTAAAATTTTCATACAAG GTGTCATGGCCACTTGAACTCATTGCTAATACTGAGGCTATAAAGAAGTATAATCAG GTGATGGGGTTCTTATTGAAGGTCAAGAGAGCAAAATTTCTACTCGATAAAGCTCGGAAGTGGATGTGGAAG TGTAAAGGTGCTCCAACAAATCAATATAAGCATCACTGGTTGGTGGAGCAAAAACTTCTCCATTTTGTGGATGCTTTTCACCAATATGTGATGGACAGA GTATATCACAGTGCATGGCAAGAACTCTGTGAGGGCATGGCAGCTGCTCGTTCTCTGGATGAAGTGATAGAAGTACATGAATCCTACTTATTGTCAATTCAGCGCCAGTGTTTTGTAGTCCCAGATAAGCTG TGGGCTCTCATTGCGAGTAGAATCAACAGCATCCTTGGATTAGCATTAGATTTCTATTCCATACAGCAGACACTGAGTGGCGGAGCAGTTTCTGCGATTAAGGCCAAGTGTGAGATGGAAATTGATCGTATTGAGAAACAGTTCGATGATTGCATTGCTTTCCTCCTAAGA GTCCTTTCTTTCAAGCTGAACGTGGGTAACTTTCCTCATTTGGCAGATTTGGTTACTAGAATCAACTATAATCACTTCTACATGTCTGATAGCGGGAACTTGATGACTGCCCCAAACTCTGAAAATGCTTCAAGAGGGAGGAAATCATTTGTTGGCAGAACAGAGtga
- the LOC115699852 gene encoding mitogen-activated protein kinase kinase kinase 5 gives MASSPELAFQNYYSQIIMPSPNSSSFYVFNCSSDATDTTVNTSPTISFSDLGERRLTRQRKLRYVTDQELGITNLNIHRSSRSSPTSPDSDDRKIGSPRARSERHWSFSCVPQPLPLPGSPLVRRPESSSEGFASPFGRKTPRRFSTDSNHVVPIKGSAISAPNTCPLSPKRSNVKETIFSSSSCHVHISPNKRSSNGGGISFSHFPNIYGNNLQEPNNRAEPHHNLRVNVPSKSAPSSPRRSRADDRELQNILATGNSRTLSPVRIRHSVDHSSSSNNNNNNGRNDHNTPKSPKRNSFPSQYNNNNNNSKRPLTETYAHPLPLPPGPTLSSQPVTLPRNTDVSSSSSIKGQWQKGKLIGRGTFGSVYMAMDRNTGALCAMKEVDLIPDDPKSAECVKQLEQEIKVLRELDHPNIVRYYGCEKIEDHFYIYLEYVHPGSINKYVREHCRAVTESVVRNFTRHILSGLAYLHGKQTIHRDIKGANLLVNSFGVVKLADFGMAKHLTGLSYELSMKGSPYWMAPEVIKAVMQNNSNPDVAYAIDIWSLGCTIIEMMNGKPPWSEFTGPQAMFKVLNKTPPIPDTLSSEGKDFLNICFRRNPAERLSAAALLEHPFVAVRKSQKNNTNQDVSNHFSAAMNLVDNNRMLNGESDDGRSKHKIDFLSFSPRTTLPFSTNISSPRTLTF, from the exons ATGGCTTCTTCACCAGAACTCGCCTTCCAAAACTACTACTCCCAAATAATAATGCCTTCTCCTAATTCTTCTTCTTTCTATGTCTTTAACTGTAGTAGTGATGCCACTGACACTACCGTAAATACTTCTCCTACTATTTCCTTTTCAGATCTAGGAGAGCGTCGTCTCACGCGACAGAGGAAACTCCGTTACGTTACAGATCAAGAGTTGGGTATTACAAACTTAAATATTCACCGTTCTTCTCGTTCTTCCCCAACTTCTCCTGACTCTGATGACCGGAAAATCGGTTCCCCACGTGCCCGTTCTGAACGACACTGGTCTTTCTCCTGCGTCCCACAACCCTTGCCACTCCCTGGTTCTCCATTGGTTCGGCGACCTGAGTCTTCCTCTGAAGGTTTCGCTTCACCGTTTGGAAG GAAAACTCCAAGGAGATTCTCTACTGATTCAAATCATGTTGTTCCGATTAAGGGGAGTGCGATTTCAGCTCCAAATACTTGTCCACTTAGTCCCAAAAGATCAAATGTTAAAGAAACCATtttttcatcatcatcatgtcATGTTCACATTAGCCCCAACAAAAGATCATCAAACGGCGGAGGCATTTCCTTCTCTCATTTCCCCAATATTTATGGTAATAATCTACAGGAACCCAATAACAGAGCCGAACCTCATCATAACTTGCGAGTCAATGTCCCATCAAAGAGTGCTCCATCAAGTCCACGAAGATCACGCGCCGATGATCGGGAGTTACAGAACATCCTGGCAACCGGTAATTCTCGCACCCTATCTCCGGTTAGAATCCGGCATAGCGTAgaccattcttcttcttctaataataataataataatggtcgAAATGACCATAATACCCCTAAGAGTCCAAAGAGAAATTCGTTTCCCtctcaatataataataataataataatagtaaaagaCCCTTGACCGAGACTTATGCCCATCCTTTACCACTCCCTCCCGGGCCCACGCTATCATCACAGCCTGTTACCCTACCCCGTAACACAGAcgtatcatcatcatcatcgatTAAAGGTCAATGGCAAAAAGGTAAACTAATCGGACGTGGCACATTCGGAAGCGTGTATATGGCTATGGAccg AAACACTGGGGCCTTATGTGCAATGAAGGAAGTGGATCTTATTCCAGATGATCCTAAGTCTGCTGAATGTGTAAAACAACTGGAACAG GAAATTAAAGTTCTCCGTGAACTTGATCACCCTAACATTGTGCGGTACTATGGTTGTGAAAAA ATCGAAGATCACTTCTACATATATTTAGAGTACGTTCATCCTGGTTCCATCAATAAATATGTCCGTGAACATTGTAGAGCTGTTACAGAGTCTGTGGTTCGTAATTTCACACGCCATATTCTCTCTGGATTAGCTTATTTGCATGGTAAACAGACAATCCATAG GGATATCAAAGGTGCAAACTTACTTGTTAATTCTTTTGGGGTTGTTAAGCTTGCTGATTTTGGAATGGCAAAACAT CTTACAGGACTATCATATGAACTTTCAATGAAAGGCAGTCCATATTGGATGGCTCCTGAG GTGATAAAAGCTGTGATGCAGAATAACAGCAACCCTGATGTTGCATACGCTATTGATATATGGAGCTTAGGGTGTACCATCATTGAGATGATGAATGGCAAACCCCCATGGAGTGAGTTCACTGGG CCTCAAGCTATGTTCAAGGTGTTGAACAAAACACCACCAATACCAGACACATTATCATCTGAGGGAAAAGATTTCCTCAACATTTGCTTTAGGAGGAACCCAGCCGAGCGTCTCTCGGCTGCTGCGCTGCTTGAGCATCCCTTTGTCGCTGTGCGAAAATcgcaaaaaaataatactaatcaGGATGTTTCCAACCACTTCTCTGCAGCAATGAATCTTGTG GATAATAATAGAATGCTTAATGGTGAAAGTGATGATGGGCGTAGCAAGCATAAAATAGATTTCTTGTCCTTCTCTCCACGCACAACTCTGCCCTTTAGTACCAATATCTCTTCTCCAAGGACACTAACGTTTTGA